In the Campylobacter suis genome, AGGCAATGTCTATATCCGCCCACTAGTTTATCTAGGATATGGTATCATGGGGCTTGCTCACACAAAAGCGCCTGTAAATACAGCTATCGCCGCATGGGAGTGGGGAGCGTATCTTGGTGAAGAGGGGCTTAAAAAGGGTATAAGAGTAAAAATTTCAAGCTTTACAAAGCTAAATGTCGCAGGTCAGATGAGCCGTGCAAAAGCTAGCTCAAACTATCTAAGCTCACAAATGGCAAACTATGAAGCAAAAGACGCTGGCTATGACGAGGCACTATTGCTAGATAGCGAAGGATATGTTTCAGAGGGTCCAGGCGAGTGCTTTTTTATAGTGGAAAACGGTGTTTTAATAACCCCGCCAAATGATAACAGTCTAGCTAGTATAACGCAAGATACGGTTTTGATGATAGCAAAAGATTTAGGTATAGAAATTCGTCGTGAGCGTATCACAAGAGATAGAGCCTACACAGCCGATGAAGCCTTTTTTACAGGCACAGCAGCCGAGGTAACTCCGATAAGCAATATCGACAACCGTGTGATTGGTAGTGGCGAGCGTGGAGAGGTTACAAAACGCTTACAAGATGCGTATTTTGATGTAGTTTACGGACGAAATGAAAAATACTCATCGTTTTTAACATATATTTAATTTAAGGAAAGAAATGCCAGCAGATTTAAATGACTATTTTAACAAAAAGAACAAAAATACCAACTCAAGCGGTGGGTCAAATGGTGGCGGAGGTGACTCAAATGAGCCACCAAGAATGAATTTTAAAAAACCAAAAATGCCTGATGGTTTTGGCAAAATGGGTGCTGTAGCGTATGTTATCATAGCTATAGTTGCCATCATAGCCATAACTCAGCCATTTGTCATCATCAACTCAGGTGAAGTCGGTATCAAATCAACAGCGGGTAAGTACGAGCCAAGCCCACTTCAGCCAGGCTTTCACTTTTTCATACCATTTATCCAAAAGGTAGCCATCGTCGATACTCGTGTAAGACTGATAAACTACACATCAGGCGAAGATATG is a window encoding:
- a CDS encoding branched-chain amino acid transaminase, which encodes MNASEFIWMDGKLVKWDEANVHILTHSLHYGNAVFEGTRAYMTDKGLAIFRLDEHTKRLFKSAKMTVLDIKFSQKELEKAQIELLRANKFKGNVYIRPLVYLGYGIMGLAHTKAPVNTAIAAWEWGAYLGEEGLKKGIRVKISSFTKLNVAGQMSRAKASSNYLSSQMANYEAKDAGYDEALLLDSEGYVSEGPGECFFIVENGVLITPPNDNSLASITQDTVLMIAKDLGIEIRRERITRDRAYTADEAFFTGTAAEVTPISNIDNRVIGSGERGEVTKRLQDAYFDVVYGRNEKYSSFLTYI